Proteins found in one Canis lupus baileyi chromosome 18, mCanLup2.hap1, whole genome shotgun sequence genomic segment:
- the MATCAP2 gene encoding putative tyrosine carboxypeptidase MATCAP2 isoform X4, whose protein sequence is MELTLQKYGSYEKFEQATGGSLLSKTRIWSHVRKYMMKEGCLGEIVVHLTEDLLSRASMTVVNGCPTLTINVSTAREHWLEGMLRHEIGTHYFRGINNLQQPWNSWTGRKKHELKPNNPTEEGLASIHSVLFRKDPFLWRAALLYYTVYRASQMSFCELFKDIGKFVKDPNTRWDYCVRAKRGWTDTSQPGCFSKDQVYLDGILQILRYRETIDFHLLTALGKVSYEDVDRLKGLAVIENMRVPHFLQDHDRYMEHLEKIMEVNELTDRELKDLIY, encoded by the exons ATGGAACTGACTTTACAGAAATATGGAAGTTATGAAAAATTTGAGCAGGCCACAGGTGGCAGCCTGCTATCTAAAACTCGTATCTGGAGTCATGTTCGGAAGTACATGATGAAAGAAGGCTGTCTGGGTGAG ATTGTAGTTCATCTCACTGAAGACCTGCTTTCCCGAGCTTCAATGACAGTGGTAAATGGGTGCCCGACGCTGACCATCAATGTTTCCACTGCACGTGAGCACTGGCTGGAGGGAATGCTGAGGCATGAAATAG GCACACATTATTTTCGAGGTATTAACAACCTTCAGCAACCATGGAACAGTTGGACTGGCCGTAAAAAACATGAGCTAAAGCCAAACAATCCCACAGAGGAAGGACTGGCAAGTATTCACAGTGTCCTTTTTAGAAAAGACCCCTTTTTATGGAGGGCTGCCCTCCTCTACTACACTGTTTACCGAGCCAGCCAAATGTCTTTTTGCGAACTCTTCAAAGATATTGGAAAATTTGTCAAGGACCCCAATACGAGATGGGATTATTGTGTACGGGCCAAGAGGGGATGGACTGATACTTCTCAGCCAG GGTGCTTCAGTAAAGATCAGGTATACTTGGATGGTATCCTGCAAATCCTCCGATACAGAGAGACCATTGACTTTCATCTACTGACTGCTCTGGGGAAG gTCTCTTATGAAGATGTGGATCGCCTAAAAGGATTGGCAGTTATTGAAAACATGAGGGTCCCTCATTTCCTGCAGGATCATGACCGATACATGGAGCATTTAGAGAAAATCATGGAAGTGAATGAACTGACTGACAGGGAACTGAAAGATCTTATATATTAA